The following proteins are encoded in a genomic region of Diabrotica virgifera virgifera chromosome 1, PGI_DIABVI_V3a:
- the LOC126885630 gene encoding zinc finger protein 239-like isoform X2, whose amino-acid sequence MEVKQEFSEDTFNKEIYSNEVNDTLLDSFKNEIKKEPNRENTNDILFDNPDLIDLSLLKTEIEEDEKKLTLFEEEQTNEMGLPQEKETAEIMNRPMRRPKASNLKNHMKLNTEKKPHKCDVCSKQFIQAGNLRTHLRVHTGEKPYKCQICFKVFSQSITLKQHTRTHTGERPYKCEICFKQFVQLNALKRHEKVHTGEKPYKCEICFKQFSAACHLKTHSVVHTGEKPHKCTICFKQFSTTSTLKSHLRIHTGEKPHKCEICFKEFNQASSLKLHLRVHTGEKPYKCEICFKTFSQSGGLKQHTMMHINSFSKHMNILEEKS is encoded by the exons ATGGAAGTGAAACAAGAATTTAGTGAGGATACCTTTAACAAAGAAATATATTCTAATGAGGTGAATGATACTCTTTTAGACAGcttcaaaaatgaaattaaaaaggAGCCCAATAGAGAAAATACAAATGATATATTATTTGATAATCCAGACTTAATTGATTTGTCCTTATTAAAGACTGAAATAGAAGAAGATGAAAAGAAACTTACGCTATTTGAAGAAGAACAAACAAACGAAATGG gatTGCCTCAAGAGAAAGAAACTGCGGAAATTATGAACAGACCTATGCGTCGACCTAAGGCAAGTAATTTGAAAAACCATATGAAATTGAACACTGAGAAAAAACCACATAAGTGTGAcgtttgttctaagcaatttattCAAGCAGGTAACTTGagaacacatttgagagtgcacactggagaaaaaccatacaagtgccAAATTTGTTTTAAAGTATTTTCTCAGTCCATTACTTTGAAGCAACATACGAGAACACATACTGGAGAAAgaccttacaagtgtgagatttgtttcaAGCAGTTTGTTCAATTAAATGCTTTGAAACGACACGAgaaagttcacactggagaaaaaccgtataagtgtgaaatttgttttaagcagtttagtgcaGCATgtcatttgaaaacacattctgtggtgcacactggggaaaaacctcataagtgcacaatttgttttaagcaatttagtacGACAAGTACTTTGAAATCACATTTGAGAAtccacactggggaaaaacctcacaagtgtgaaatttgttttaaggaaTTTAATCAAGCAAGTTCTTTGAAattacatttgagagtgcacactggggaaaaaccttataagtgtgaaatttgttttaagactTTTTCTCAGTCTGGTGGTTTGAAACAACATACCATGATGCATATAAATTCGTTTAGTAAACACATGAATATTCTAGAAGAAAAATCTTAG